CAATTTTCAAAATAGGACAGTCTTTTGCAATTTCAATTGCTTCGTCTAACGTCTGCGTTCTGACAACTATGTATCCGTTGATAAATTCTTTAATTTCTGTATAAGGACCATCTGTGACCAGATTACCAGGGTGGACAGTTTTTGCATCAGAGATGGCCAAACGATTTCCTTTGTCTGCCAATTGGTCCTTTGCAGCAATGTTTGTCATCCAACCCAACCATTCCTCCATAATTTTTTGCATCTGTTCTGGAGATGGTCTTTCGCCTTCTTTGTTGCTGTTTCTGAAAATTAAAGTGAATTCTTTCATTTTTTACCTCGTATCAATGAAACGTTTCACCTAGAAAAAAGGGGACATAGAATATAAAAAATTCTTTGGATCATTTTGAATTTTTTATTAGCAAATTCCACTACGCAAGAAATGAACCCAAGGAATTTGCTAATTTTAAAACAAGGTTATGAAACTAAAACTTCCGTCGCTATTTTTGTTTTTGATTTTCTCTCTTTTGATTTCCTTTCCCTCTCTTCTACCACTTGTTCGTAGTAGGTTTCGTAGTATGGAAAGTTAGTTCCCATCAAACGATCCCAAACATTGAAGTAGAGAGAGTAGTTACCTTGAAACTTTTGGTGGTGGAGGTTGTGGTGAGTGGATGTGTTGATCCATTTGGTGATGGGGTGAGAAGCCCAACCTTTAGGAAAAAATTCATAACCTAAGTGCCACCAAATATTCAATACCATTGCATAGAAGGTATGAAAGAGTAACACATAAAAATGAATCGGAACAACCATAACAAAGGGAACAATATAGATTGCTTCTAAAAATGCTTCTGTTGCTTGGAACCTATAAGCTGCGAGTGGAGATGGATTCACAGATTGGTGGTGTTCCGAATGCACATGTGGATATACTTTTTTTAGATGAGCAAATCGGTGCATCCAGTAGAACCAAGTCTCATGCCAAATGGTAATCAGTGCAAAACTAAGGAAGATATATCCAATCCCTGACCAACCAGAAACAGGCCCAAAGTAAACAGCACTTGGAAGGAGTTTCGCTTTTACCAAAGTGATATTCGTCACCGCAATGAGTGTGAAAACAATGAGTGTCACTGCCGATTGGCGGAATTCTTTCCAAACCTTTTCTGCTTTGGGGTAAACTTTCTGAATCCGATACGTTTCAAAAAAATCCTTTCGCCAAACATAGAATAATAGAAATGCCAATCCTGCGATAGGATAGTAACGTAAAAAATTCAATACACCTTGTGCCAACCCAATCTTGGTCACACAATCTAAAACTAATTCACACTGAACTGGTCCACCAAACATAGATCTCTCCTAATTGCTTTGAGATTGAATCCATTCTAACAGAAACTGAAAACAGGATCGACCGGATCGGTAAAGCCGGAATAAAAAAAGGTTCCGATTTGGCCCAACCGGATTAGTGTTCTAGAGACTTCCTAAACTCACTAGGACTTGTACCTACTTCCCTTTTGAAGGCATCATAGAATGTGGACTTGGATGGAAACCCAACGTCATAAGCAATGGTTAGGATATTCCTTTCTGGATGAGAGGAAAATAACTCTTTTGCCTCTCGAATGCGGTAGTGATTGACCAAATGAAAAAAACTCTTTTTTTGATGTAGGTTTAAATATTCGGAGAGTTGGTGTTCGGAAAGATTCATTTCTTTGGCTAATTTTTCTAAATTGATACTTTCGTCTCGGTAGATCCTTTCCTCTTCCATAAGTTTTCTCAATTGGTTTTGGAGAGTTTCCAGGTTGAATCCTCCCAATTGAGAGGTTCGGTATTTTTTCTCTTCGATGACAATCCTTTGCACTTCCCCCCAAAGTTCAGGACTTCGTTGTCTTAGTAAATAAACACCAATGAGAAGTAAGGCGATGAGAGTGGATACAATTTCTAGTCCATGCCTTTGGTGGAAAAAAAGTGTATAAATTCCAACTAAACTTGCAAAAGCCCCAATCCCTACAACAATTCCCACAAAACGGAGATGAGCTGAACTTTTAAACCTCTCTAGGCGAATGTATTTGATCATATTGGAAAAAACGTAAAAAGCTGCATAAAGTATAGGCAAAACTGCGATGAGGATGGTGATTTGAAAGAGGACTGGAACTCCTTGGGTTAGGTATCGGGAGAGGATGGCAATTTTTTCCTCTGCAGAAGAAGTATAAAACGGAATCAGAAGTAGAGTTACAATACCTGCAGGAACTAACTCCCAAATCGAAAATCGATTTTGATCAGGACTTTCCTCCCAAAGCTCTGAAAAATAACGTTTGAGAAGGGCTCCAATACATGCGGTAAAAGGCAAATGGATCAAATTAAAATGAGGAAAAAAATAGTAAAGTCCCGTACATGCAAAAAAGGTATGTGTCTGGAACATAGCGGCAAAGAGAAATAACAAACCTTGGACTTTGGTTTGGCCCGTTGTATTTTTTCTCAGGAATTCTCCGCATGCAAAGAGAAGAGAAAGTCCTGCAGAAAAGACAATCAAATAGCTGATTAAATTCCGCATCAAGGTTCATCTTTTAATCAATCGATTGGATTGTAAAATAAAATCACTTGCCTAGGGTTCGTTCTGAATTAGAATTACGTTTGAAACGTGGATACCATTCAACGACAATCCTCCTTTTTGTGGGAAGGTAGCACCTTAGAGATCCACCTCCCAAAAGTTTTCACCGCCAAAGAAACGGGTAAAGACTGGACTGCCTTTTCTGAAATTCTAAAGAAAACCCCTCCACGTAAAATAGAAGTTCACGCAAATAATCTAGAAGAATCTGACTCTTCTGGAATTTCGTTTTTGAAGTTAATTCGTTTGGAATCGGAAAAGATGCGGATCCAGTTCGTTTTGCATGGATTAGGTGAACAGTTTTTATATCGATTGAATATTGCTGAAGACGATAGCAAAAAAAACAAAGACAGTTTTGCTAACTCTCTACGACGATCTGAAAAAATTGGAAAACTTACCATCGATTCATTATTAGAGTTTAAATACCTAATTACTTTTACTGGTGAACTTACTGTTTCGTTTTGGCGTTCTTTTTTGCACCCTTCTAAGATTCGTTGGAAAGATACTTTCCGTGTTGCCGAATCAATGGGGGTCAATGCATTTCCGATCATTGCAATGATTGGATTTTTACTCGGCCTCATTATGTCTTTCCAATCAGCGATTCCCATGAGGAGATTTGGTGCTGAAATTTTTGTCGCAAACCTGGTAGGCCTTTCCTTGTTTCGTGAGTTAGGGCCTCTGATGACTGCCTTTATTTTATCGGGAAGATCGGGATCTGCTTTTGCGGCAGAACTCGGAACAATGAAAGTGTCCGAAGAGATCGATGCGCTCACAACTATGGGTCTTCCCCCTGTTCAATTCCTGATTATTCCCCGTTTGGTGGCGTCACTTCTTATGACTCCGCTTCTTACCATTGTTTTTAATTTATTTGGACTCATCGGTGGGGCGGTTGTACTCATTAGTTTTGGATTTCCTCTGGTTACTTTTATCAACCAAGTAAATCTTGCGGTGGGACTTTCCGATATCTTAGGTGGACTTCTCAAATCCTATTTTTTCGGAATGATCATTGCTTCTATTGGTTGTTACCGAGGTCTAAAAACAGCATCCGGTGCGGGTGCTGTTGGGGAATCCACAACTTCTGCTGTTGTTGGTTCCATTATTCTTGTATCGATTCTTGACGGGATTTTTTCCGTCTTATATTTCTACTTAAAAATATGAAAGAAAAACCAATCATTCGAGTAGAACATCTGACAACGGGATATGGCCAAACAGTGATTATGGAAGATATTTCATTTGAAGTGAACCGAGGTGAAATTTTTGGAATCCTTGGTGGGTCTGGTTGTGGAAAGTCTACTGTTCTAAAGAATATGATTGGGTTAACATCTCCGTTTAGCGGCCGTATATGGATTGATGAAAATGATATCGTTCTTGCGGAAGGAAAGAAAAGAATCGAAATATGGAATCGAATTGGAGTGATGTACCAACAAAGTGCTTTGTTTGGTTCCATGACATTACTCGAGAATATTCGACTGCCTTTAGAGGAATTTACCGAACTCCCTCTACCCATCATGAATGAAATTGCGACCACTAAGTTAAAAATGGTAGGTCTTTTTCCTTTTGCTCATCTTTACCCTGCGGAACTTTCGGGTGGTATGAAAAAACGTGCTGCCATTGCCCGTGCGATGGCGATGGACCCAGAAATTTTATTTTTGGATGAACCGAGTGCAGGTCTTGATCCTATTACCAGTGTTGAACTTGATCACCTAATCATTCGTTTGTCGAGAACTTTGGGTGTTACCTTTGTAATCGTAACACATGAGTTACCTTCTGTATTTACTATGGCTGATCGAGTGATCGTATTAGATAAATCGACCAAAGGAATTATCGCCGAAGGTAAACCAAAAGATCTGAAAGAAAAATCAAAAAATCCATTTGTAAAACAATTCTTTAATCGTATCCCACAGGAGAACGCTCCATTATGAATCAATCCAATAAAATATACTTTAAGGTTGGGGTTTTTGTCCTCGTTAGTTTTTTTACACTCATCCTGTTTTTGATAGTGTTCACTGCGGGGAATATCTTCCAAAGGACGGTTAGTCTTGAAACTTATTTTGATGAATCCGTGCAGGGTCTGGACATTGGGTCACCAGTCAAACATCGTGGTGTTAAGGTTGGGACGGTTCAGGAAATTACTTTCGTTCAGAATGAATATTCAGACAAACTAAATGAAGATACAGAACTTCGTTATGGAAGATATGTTCTCATTAAAATGTCTGTCCCTGACTTTGTAAAAGGTGTATATGGGAATGATTTAAAGAAAACGGTTCAAAGGATGATTCAAAGTGGGTTACGGGTCCGTCTCGCATCACAGGGATTAACTGGAACTGCATATTTAGAAGTGGATTATCTCAATCCAGAAAAAAACCCTCCTTTATCTATCGAGTGGGAACCAAAAACGATTTATATTCCTTCCGCACCGAGTACCATCTCTCGATTTACTGCCACCGTGGATAAATTTTTTGATAAGGTAGAAAAGGCAGATGTAGATAAAATTCTTTTGGGAGTAGGGGAACTCATTCGTAACCTGAATCAAACTATCCAAGAAGCAAAACTGGGAGATCTTGCTCGCGAGTCCACAGGTCTTCTTGTGGACTTACGTAAAACAAATGCTGAGGTAAAGTCTCTTATCGCAAGTCCAGAGACACAAGGATTACCTAAAAAACTGGATGCATCCATCACTCAGTTGCAAACAACTTTAAAACGCCTTGATACTCTTCTCGCTTCTAACCAAGGGGATATTTCTACTTCGATTGAAAACTTACGAATCGCTTCTGAAGACTTAAAAGAAGTCACAGCAAATGCTAAAAAATATCCTTCTCAGTTTCTCTTTGGAGAAGCACCAAACAAATCTAAACTTTGGAAATAAAAACAATGAAAACCTTAATCCGATTGATCCTTTTGGCTGGCCTTATTTTTTCTCTAAGCCAATGTTTTGGTGTTAGTAAAACCTTTCCAGAAAAGAAGTTTTACCTAATTGAAACTGGAGAAACCAAATCAATCTATTCAGTTCCAAAACCAAGAACTTTTGTTATACGAAAAGTTTTTATATCCCAACGTTTTGAAGGAAAAGAGTTTGTTTATCGTAAAGATAACGCTGTTTATGAATCCGATTATTATAATGGTTTTTTCATTCCGCCAGCACATAACTTCAAAGAAGAGTTTGTTCGTTCTTTATTAAAGTCTGGTAATTTTGAGTGGGATGCAAGTATTCATACTAGAATTTCTGTAACCCATTTTATTGAATTGAGCCTCACGCAAATGTATGGGGACTTCCGAACAAAGGAACCGAAAGCTGTTATTGAATTTGAAGTAGTAGTTTATGAGGACAAGGATTCTGTTTCTTCTCCTGTTTTTAGAAAAACGTACAAACAAATCCAATCCATTGAAAAAAAAGAACCGGAAGCATTGGTTCTTGGTTGGAATTTGGGCCTCACTAGCACATTCAATGAATTGAATTTAGATTTAAGCCAAAAGCTCAAATAAACAATGTACTTCGGGAAAATATCTCCTCATCCAATAACACATAACGGAATTGTATTTTTTTCCGAAATACTTTTGTAAAAAATTTAGAAACGAGGTTGCTTTTCGAATTAAACCAGAATCAATAACTAGAACTTTAAGGAAGTACCATGAGGCTAATTGAAACCATCGCACCTTTTTATATTCTTCTAATGTTACTTGAAATACTTTATACTCGTTTTAAAAAGAAAGATTATTATTTTTTCGAAGATTCATTGGCAGACCTTAGTTTGGGAGTCCTCAGTCGGATCTTTGATGGTCTCATCCTACTTGGAATGGTTTTTTTATACAGTCAGTTGTATCATCTCTTTTGGGGTGTTTCCTTTCTGACTAAGATTTTTTTATCACCCACATCACCTCTCCATTGGATTTTATTATTTCTGTTACTTGATTTTCTATTTTATTGGGCGCACAGGTATAGCCATGAAATCAAAGTTCTATGGGCATCTCACGTAGTTCACCATTCGAGCGAAGAATTTAATTTATCCGTCGCTTTACGACAGTCTTTTGTTCGTAACATTGGAATTGGACTTTTTTATTTGCCACTGGCAGTCATTGGATTTCCTGTAGAATCTTATTTGATCATTGATGCGTTGAATCGCACTTACCAATTTTGGGTTCATACTCGTGCGATTGGTAAACTTCCCTCTTGGTTTGAGTATGTATTCGTCACTCCTTCACACCATAGAGTTCATCATGCCATGAATCCTGAATACATTGATCGTAATTATGGTGGTGTGTTTATATTTTGGGATCGAATTTTTGGAACGTTTTGTGAAGAAAAAAAAGAACCTCGGTATGGACTTGTTTCGCAACTGCATACATACGATCCTGTCACTGCCGAATTACATGTGTTCCGCGATTTGTTTTCTGATCTTTGGAATACAAAATATAAATTCCAAGGGTTACTTTCTTTTTTTTCTTATCCTTCTGTAAGGCCTGATGATCTCCAGTCCTTGGTCGATCGTGGGGTCAGGGATCCTCATGTTTGGCTCAGTCATCACAGGTGGGAAATTGATAAAAAAACGAGAGAACCTCAATATCGTCGTAAGACGGGATCCATCTTTTATCGAATTTATCTTTTCATTTCCTTTTTAGTGCCAACTGGATTTACTTTGTATTTTTTAAAGAGAATGCATTTTTATTCTTTAGGAGAAGTGGTTTCTGTTCTGTTTTTATTAGTTTTATCCTTCGTCTCTTTGGGTAGGCTTTTGGAAGGGGAGAAAAATTGGCTCCGTTTTGAGGTCCCTAAGTTTATTTCTTGGTTTGTGCTTTTGGTCTATTTTTTCTTATAGTAGAAAATATGAAATATTTACATACGATGATTCGGGTAAAAGATTTAGATAAGGCCCTTCATTTTTTTGTGGAGATCCTCGGTCTTAAGATTACCAGAAGGAATGAACATCCAGAAGGTAAATTTACTTTGGTGTTTTTATCCACAGGTGAAGTGGATGCACCTGAGGTCGAACTCACATACAATTGGGACCAAGTAGATCCTTATACAACAGGAAGAAACTTTGGACATTTGGCTTATGAAGTGGATGATATTTATGAAACATGTGCAAAGATCCAATCAATGGGGATCACCATCAATCGTCCGCCGCGAGATGGCCGTATGGCTTTTATCCGATCCCCAGATTTAATTTCGATAGAGCTTCTACAAAAAGGAAAACCTTTACCATTATTGGAACCTTGGGTGTCTATGCCTAGTGTTGGTGAGTGGTAAAACTTGGCATCAAAACCCAAAATTGCCATTATTGGTGCGGGTGCTTCTGGTTGTTTTGCGGCCCTTCAAATTTTTGATGAATTACAAGGGTTATGTGATATTCGAATCTTTGAAAAGTCTAAAGAACCTCTTTCTAAACTAAGGATCTCTGGTGGTGGGAGGTGTAATGTCACTCATCATCTTTTTGATCCAGAACTACTCTCGGAAAAGTATCCTCGTGGAAACAAAGAACTTCGTTGGGCCTTTGAAAGTTTTGGTCCGAAAGACACAATTGAATGGTTTTTGAAACGAGGAGTTCAACTCAAGGCAGAAGCAGATGGGAGAATGTTTCCCACAACGGATAGTTCTGATACCATCATTCAATGTTTTTTAAATGACCTAAAAACAAAAAAAATTCCTATACACTTTGAACAAGGGTTAGTTGGAATTTATCCTAATTTAGAGACTGACCAAATAAAAGGTTTTCGTGTTTTATGGGAAGGGGGAATTGAGGAAACTTTCGATCGGATTGTTTTGGCAACAGGCTCCAACCGTAAAATTTGGACTATCTTAGAAAAATTAGGGCATAAAATCATCACACCTGTTCCTTCTCTTTTTACTTTAACTTTGGAAAATACTGATCTTATGGAACTTACAGGTCTTGTGGTTCCTCATTCTGAAATTAAAATTTTACCCAAAGGAAAACCACAAAAAGGGCCTATCCTCATCACTCATTGGGGCCTCAGTGGGCCTTGTGCCCTGAGGTTGTCTGCTTGGGAAGCTCGTACATTATTTGAAGCAGATTATAAAGTCGATTTATCGATCAACTGGACTTATGGCGAGAAAACACAAGATATCGAAGAAAAGTATTTATCCAGAAAAGAAAAAACACCAGGCGAAAGATTGACACCTGACCCCGATTGGAAACTTCCCAATCGATTTTGGGATTGGATTTTAAAAGAGTCTAAAATACCGTCTAATAAACGTTATTCTGATATTTCCAAATCGGAAATTAGAAGTTTAAGTCTCTCTCTTACACAAATGAAACTTCGAATGGTGGCCAAAGGAGTGTTTAAAGAAGAGTTTGTGACAGCTGGTGGAGTTTCTCGAAAAGACATCCAGTTCCAAACAATGGAAAGTAAACTAATCCCTGGTCTTTATTTTACAGGTGAGGTGATCGATATAGATGGGATCACAGGCGGATTCAATTTTCAAAATGCCTGGACTACAGCAACCATTGCAGCCCGAGGCATTCGTAAAACAATTGTTACTTGATTTTGTGAATTTGAATAAAGTCTACTGTTTGTGCCACAGATCCTGGTGCCCCAGAAAGAATGACAACAGTATCTCCTGATTTTAATTTACCTTCGGATTTTAAAGTTTTACTCATAAAAGCAATCATATCGGGAAACTTATCCATCATAGGCATCACGTAGGCTTCCACTCCCCAATACAATTGCATCTTCCTTGCTGTGCCAAGAAAGGGTGTGAATGAATAAATTGGTTTTAAAGGACGAAACTCGGAAGAAAGAAGAGAAGAATAACCTGATCTTGTAAAGTTAATGATGGCTTTCGCGTTGATCAATCTGGAAATTGATTCGGCAGCACTACCAAGGGCGGTTCGTTCTACTTCAAATTCAGAACGATCCATATTCCGCAAATGTGCTAAATAAATTTCTGATTCTTCCGCCGCTTGGATGATACTTGTCATGGTTCGAACGGTTTCTATAGGATATTTCCCTGAGGCAGTTTCTCCAGACAACATCACAGCATCCGTTCCATCCATCACTGCATTGGCAACGTCGCTTGCTTCTGCCCGAGTAGGACGTGGGTTATCAATCATTGTCTCTAACATTTGTGTGGCGGTGATCACCGGTTTTCCTTGTTGGTTTAACTTTGTGATCATCTCTTTTTGGATGATAGGAACATATTGAGTGTCTAATTCCACTCCTAAATCACCGCGGGCAATCATGATCCCATCACAGTTGTCTATGATCTCTTCTATATTTTGGATGGCTTCTGGACGTTCAATTTTGGCAATAAGGCCTGCATAACTGTCTTTCATAAACTGGCGAGCCATCTCTAAGTCACTTGCTCGTCTAACAAAAGATAGTGCGATATAATCTACACCCAGTGACAAAGCAAATTGTAAATCTTCGATGTCTTTTTCTGAGAGAGCAGGGGCAGAAATCGGAGTTCCAGGCAGGTTGATTCCTTTATTGTCTTTTAAAGTCCCACCGATCACGGTTTCTAAAATGGCCTTTTCCTTTGTTTTGGATTTTACAACAAAAGAAAGTTTTCCGTCATCGATCAGAAGTTTATGTCCTACATCGATATCGTTTAAAATATATTGGTAAGTACAGCCGATTTCTTCTTTTGTTCCGAGAAAGTCCGACTTGTTGTTGATGGCAATTTGGTCACCGGTTTTAAGTTCCAAGGGTCCTGTACCCAATTTTCCTGTTCGGATCTTGGGACCTTGTAAGTCGGCAAGGATACCAATGGATTTACCGGATTCCTGCTCACATTCACGCAAAAGTTCGAAAATATCTTTGTGGTAATCGTGAGTGGAATGAGAAAAATTCATCCGAGCCAAATCCATTCCTGAGTAGATCAAATTTAGAATGGTTTCACGGTTCGCAGACGCGGGGCCAATGGTACAAATAATTTTTGTGCGTTTGTTGGGGATTTTTTGATCTTCCGGCATTCCCTATTCTTAGCTTTTTTGTTTTTTCCTGCAAGTAAATTGTACGGATTGAATTGACTTGTGTCATTTTTCGCAAAAATATCATTTTAATGGCATCTAATGCACTCGCTCTCATCTACCATTCTTCTTACAATCTCGAATTACCTGGCCATGTGTTCCCGGCACATAAGTATTCCCACCTTTACAACCGTGTCAAAAGGGATCCTGTTTATGCGTCTTGGGACATTTTGTTACCTAAAAAAGCAGAAGATGCAGATTTAGAACTCGTTCATACCAAAGAATACTTGGATGATCTTTTTAGTTATGAACATACTTCTCGAACCATGTATTCTGAACTCCCACTTAATCGAAGTATTGTGGAAAGTTTTATGTATGGTGTCGGAGGTACTGTTATGGCAGCAGAACTTTCAAAAAACTTCCAATTTGCTTTTAATATGGGCGGTGGATATCATCATAGTTTTCCTGATAAGGCAGAAGGTTTTTGTTATTTGAATGATGTAGCAGTTGCTATACGAAAACAAAAAGAAACAAATCCTGATCTAAATGCTCTCATCATTGACTTGGATTTGCATCAAGGCAATGGAAATTCCTATATTTTTCAATATGATGACAAAGTTTTCACATTTTCGATGCACCAAGGTAATCTTTATCCAAAGAAAGAAGTATCTAACTTAGATGTGAACTTAGAACCAAATACAAAAGATGATGAGTACTTATCCACATTGGAATCTTCTTTAAATAGGATTCGGAAAGATTTTGATTCCAATATAATTTATTATGTTGCAGGAGCTGATCCTTACGAAGATGATTCACTAGGTGAATTAAAAATTTCAATGAAAGGTCTAAAAGAAAGAGATTTGATGGTGCGTAAGTTTGCAGAAACTCTCAATGTTCCTTGTGTTGTGACACTCGCAGGTGGGTATGCCCGAGATTTCCGCGACACCGTTGAAATTCATTTTAATACAATTACAGCATTTGGTGAAAAGTGATGGGTGTTTTTTCATCTACAGACAAAAAGAAAAACGAATCTGATTGGCTAAATTTAGACGATCTGTCTTTAGTTGATGTTTCCAAAGAATTAAACACTTCCTTAAACATGGAGCCGAGGTTATTCAATCGATTCACTCATTATGAAGTAGAACAATTGTTAGTGAGCGCTGGATTAATCGCAGCTGTTGAAAAACGTGGATTCCCAAATCCTATCATTGAGTTGGAAATACTCAATAATTTTGATAATCGTATTTATATAAAAACAGAAAACAGAAAAATCTTAGTTCATACTCGTTTGAAAGTTTCCCAATTCCAGATGAAAGGTGATGATGAACAGTTTCCAATGATTTATATCGATTGGCTCCTCACTCAAAATATCAATTTTGAACCTGGTGACATTAAAAAAGAATTATACTTTGGCCAAGAATATCCAGGACTCAATGTATTAAATGAATTTACCGATTTCATTCGTGTACTTTCCAAAAGGTTGGGAACATCAGGGGCTTTTAATGTTCCTGAATATTTTCATGATGCTGTTTTATTCTCTCGTAAATTTCGTTTTATTGATCCGGAAAAAGAGGGAACCTTTCGCGCTCTTGTGAAAAATTTTCGGGGAACCAACCTTCGTAGTTTGTCTTCACAAATCCACCAGAACAGAGTTCGTTATGAAAATGGTGAACCTTATGAATGGAAATATGGAGAAATGATTTCTTGTACCGATGTTTATTTAGAGAAAAAAGTTTTCCATGAGGCATATTTTAAAAAAGTGGAAGAGGTGAAAGAAAAACTAAAATTCACATTGGTCTCAAAATAAGCCTTTTCCTAGCCGATACCTATAGTAGATGTCCGAATATTCTTTTAAACCCGAGATTCTCATCATTGACGATGACACTGAGATTTGTGAAACATTAGAGCTTATCATCAATGGGCTCGGATATTTTGTACGTTATTTCACTAATCCTCTCCAAGGCCTGGAATATTTTGAAGGAGAACGAAATCCAATTGTGTTTTTGGATGTGAATATGCCCCAAACTACGGGTTTGGATCTTTTGCCAAAAATCAAAGCACATGATTCAAAAACGCAAGTCCTTATGATGACTGGCGAACATGACATCCAAACGGTAGTTTCTTCTTTGTACCACAGGGCTTCTGATTTTATTTTAAAACCATTTCATA
This genomic window from Leptospira brenneri contains:
- a CDS encoding NAD(P)/FAD-dependent oxidoreductase, giving the protein MASKPKIAIIGAGASGCFAALQIFDELQGLCDIRIFEKSKEPLSKLRISGGGRCNVTHHLFDPELLSEKYPRGNKELRWAFESFGPKDTIEWFLKRGVQLKAEADGRMFPTTDSSDTIIQCFLNDLKTKKIPIHFEQGLVGIYPNLETDQIKGFRVLWEGGIEETFDRIVLATGSNRKIWTILEKLGHKIITPVPSLFTLTLENTDLMELTGLVVPHSEIKILPKGKPQKGPILITHWGLSGPCALRLSAWEARTLFEADYKVDLSINWTYGEKTQDIEEKYLSRKEKTPGERLTPDPDWKLPNRFWDWILKESKIPSNKRYSDISKSEIRSLSLSLTQMKLRMVAKGVFKEEFVTAGGVSRKDIQFQTMESKLIPGLYFTGEVIDIDGITGGFNFQNAWTTATIAARGIRKTIVT
- the pyk gene encoding pyruvate kinase codes for the protein MPEDQKIPNKRTKIICTIGPASANRETILNLIYSGMDLARMNFSHSTHDYHKDIFELLRECEQESGKSIGILADLQGPKIRTGKLGTGPLELKTGDQIAINNKSDFLGTKEEIGCTYQYILNDIDVGHKLLIDDGKLSFVVKSKTKEKAILETVIGGTLKDNKGINLPGTPISAPALSEKDIEDLQFALSLGVDYIALSFVRRASDLEMARQFMKDSYAGLIAKIERPEAIQNIEEIIDNCDGIMIARGDLGVELDTQYVPIIQKEMITKLNQQGKPVITATQMLETMIDNPRPTRAEASDVANAVMDGTDAVMLSGETASGKYPIETVRTMTSIIQAAEESEIYLAHLRNMDRSEFEVERTALGSAAESISRLINAKAIINFTRSGYSSLLSSEFRPLKPIYSFTPFLGTARKMQLYWGVEAYVMPMMDKFPDMIAFMSKTLKSEGKLKSGDTVVILSGAPGSVAQTVDFIQIHKIK
- a CDS encoding histone deacetylase family protein — translated: MASNALALIYHSSYNLELPGHVFPAHKYSHLYNRVKRDPVYASWDILLPKKAEDADLELVHTKEYLDDLFSYEHTSRTMYSELPLNRSIVESFMYGVGGTVMAAELSKNFQFAFNMGGGYHHSFPDKAEGFCYLNDVAVAIRKQKETNPDLNALIIDLDLHQGNGNSYIFQYDDKVFTFSMHQGNLYPKKEVSNLDVNLEPNTKDDEYLSTLESSLNRIRKDFDSNIIYYVAGADPYEDDSLGELKISMKGLKERDLMVRKFAETLNVPCVVTLAGGYARDFRDTVEIHFNTITAFGEK